The following proteins come from a genomic window of Saccharicrinis carchari:
- a CDS encoding ATP-binding protein: protein MFIKISVFVLFIVCLLGVFHYFAVKKALINEIRGKQLITDLKASQSSLQSILEKSIITAELLASDSTIIQWFIEDEKDEELRNQILSKLDWIKKVQSFAMVSIVNKSTNHYWKDNNQLFDSISDSDPDDRWFFKFIKEKEKIAFHLDFTENLGKTLLFINVMIGDITEPVGVASVAFDPSILISEFEQYKFSPNSKIWLINQEGIIKLSENRNEYNKSIYNFLPDEKGEYFLNRQSLHLLPEIKFNGESYEVAVMPLGKTKHTIIMLVPHKDLVTVLKVIKSNTIWLGLFFLLLTIFLSYSLAKNLTVPITRIGWLTNRLAKGNLDQPIDDSLTQRNDEIGDLSRSVKSMQIQLSKTIESLKFANERLADDKINLTKLNAELEQAIVKVSKSERLTKSFLSNISHEIRTPMNCIIGFSQVLELEDHSREFQLKYIKQIINGGHELLEIINHLVHMSKIESEFLQPQIVAIDINKFFGELYSSFYDRVEKRGLKLSHIPLATNFTEQIHTDPLLLKQVFNELLNNAIKNTDKGEVKYGCEVANDTIKFYVSDTGRGIPDHQKQIIFEPFVKIHNDQTLANSGVGLGLSISKKIMGAFGGDIWVETLSNETVFIFSLPYECKGIK from the coding sequence ATGTTTATTAAAATAAGCGTGTTTGTTCTTTTTATTGTTTGTTTGCTTGGTGTTTTTCATTATTTCGCGGTAAAAAAAGCTTTAATAAATGAAATCCGTGGCAAACAACTCATTACTGATCTGAAAGCGTCTCAGTCATCCCTTCAATCGATTCTTGAAAAGTCAATTATTACGGCAGAGTTATTAGCTTCTGACTCCACTATAATACAATGGTTTATAGAAGATGAAAAAGATGAAGAACTTAGAAATCAAATTTTATCAAAATTAGATTGGATAAAGAAGGTTCAAAGCTTTGCAATGGTTTCCATCGTCAATAAAAGTACGAACCATTACTGGAAAGATAACAATCAATTATTCGATTCTATTTCCGATTCTGATCCGGATGACAGGTGGTTTTTTAAATTCATTAAAGAGAAAGAAAAAATTGCTTTTCACCTGGATTTTACCGAGAATTTAGGAAAAACATTATTATTTATCAATGTTATGATTGGAGATATAACTGAACCTGTAGGAGTTGCATCTGTTGCATTTGATCCTTCCATATTAATAAGTGAATTTGAGCAATACAAGTTTTCACCTAATAGTAAAATATGGTTAATAAACCAGGAAGGGATTATTAAACTTTCTGAGAATCGAAATGAGTATAATAAATCCATTTATAATTTTCTACCTGATGAAAAAGGTGAGTATTTTTTGAATAGGCAGTCACTTCACCTTTTGCCCGAAATAAAGTTTAACGGCGAATCTTATGAAGTTGCTGTTATGCCGCTTGGTAAAACAAAGCATACCATAATTATGTTGGTTCCTCATAAAGATTTAGTAACCGTACTAAAAGTCATTAAGAGTAATACAATTTGGTTAGGCTTATTTTTTCTCTTGTTAACCATTTTTTTATCCTATTCATTGGCAAAAAATTTAACTGTTCCTATTACTCGTATTGGTTGGCTTACAAATAGGCTGGCTAAAGGAAACTTAGACCAACCAATTGATGACTCTTTAACTCAAAGAAACGATGAGATTGGAGATTTGTCCAGGTCTGTCAAATCAATGCAGATTCAATTATCGAAAACCATTGAAAGTTTAAAATTTGCAAATGAACGACTGGCTGATGATAAGATAAATTTGACTAAACTAAATGCAGAATTAGAACAAGCAATAGTCAAAGTTTCAAAAAGTGAACGTTTAACCAAATCGTTTCTGTCAAACATTAGCCACGAGATACGCACACCAATGAATTGTATAATTGGTTTTTCTCAAGTATTAGAGCTTGAAGATCACAGTAGAGAGTTTCAGCTTAAATATATTAAACAAATAATTAATGGAGGACATGAGTTGCTTGAAATTATTAACCATCTTGTGCACATGTCAAAAATAGAATCCGAATTTCTTCAGCCTCAAATCGTTGCTATTGATATCAATAAGTTTTTCGGAGAACTTTATAGTTCATTTTATGATAGAGTAGAAAAAAGGGGGCTTAAATTGTCACATATACCATTAGCGACTAATTTTACAGAACAAATACATACTGATCCACTATTGTTAAAGCAAGTGTTTAATGAGTTGCTAAATAATGCGATTAAAAATACAGATAAAGGTGAGGTAAAGTACGGTTGTGAGGTAGCCAATGACACAATTAAATTTTATGTTTCGGATACGGGTAGAGGTATACCTGATCATCAAAAACAAATAATATTCGAACCCTTTGTTAAGATTCATAATGATCAAACACTTGCCAATTCAGGGGTTGGTTTAGGATTGTCCATTTCAAAAAAGATTATGGGGGCGTTTGGTGGTGATATTTGGGTGGAGACCTTGAGTAATGAAACTGTTTTTATTTTTTCATTGCCCTATGAATGTAAAGGAATAAAATAA